From Caminibacter mediatlanticus TB-2, the proteins below share one genomic window:
- a CDS encoding tetratricopeptide repeat protein, whose protein sequence is MKKIILVILFITSIFAIDFTFTKAYQYFKKGEKLEKTNPQKAQEYFQKSYILLQTIKERPSSQIYFMLGKMYLNGWGVEQNFSIAEKYFKQSIELGNTRAYCCLAKLYIKTNKKQLAKKYLNLAIKNNYFCNKVDMKNLKIKKD, encoded by the coding sequence ATGAAAAAAATTATTTTAGTAATTTTATTTATCACAAGTATCTTTGCTATTGATTTTACTTTTACAAAAGCATATCAATATTTTAAAAAAGGAGAAAAATTAGAAAAAACCAATCCACAAAAAGCACAAGAATATTTTCAAAAATCTTATATTTTACTTCAAACTATAAAAGAAAGACCTTCTTCTCAAATCTATTTTATGCTGGGGAAAATGTATCTAAATGGATGGGGAGTAGAACAAAATTTTTCTATAGCTGAAAAATATTTCAAACAGTCAATCGAACTTGGAAATACAAGAGCTTATTGTTGTTTAGCCAAATTATATATAAAAACCAACAAAAAACAACTTGCAAAAAAATATTTAAACTTAGCAATAAAAAACAATTACTTCTGTAATAAAGTTGATATGAAAAATTTAAAAATTAAAAAGGATTAA
- a CDS encoding PAS domain-containing protein, translating to MSKKILNEEVTFEDVGVQNRPIISKTDLKGIITFVNTPFCKLSGYSKEEVLGKPHNIIRHPDMPKKVFKELWDTIEKNQKWRGFVKNLRKDGKYYWIEVHIEPIFDDNGIKIGYIATRKPVSDEDKKKYEKIYAEMKQKEEL from the coding sequence ATGAGTAAAAAAATATTAAATGAAGAGGTTACATTTGAAGATGTTGGAGTTCAAAATAGACCAATTATAAGTAAAACTGATTTAAAAGGTATAATTACCTTTGTAAATACTCCTTTTTGTAAATTATCAGGTTATTCAAAAGAAGAAGTATTAGGAAAGCCCCATAATATTATAAGACATCCTGATATGCCTAAAAAAGTATTTAAAGAATTATGGGATACAATAGAAAAAAACCAAAAATGGAGAGGTTTTGTAAAAAATTTAAGAAAAGATGGAAAATATTATTGGATAGAAGTTCATATTGAACCAATCTTTGATGATAACGGAATTAAAATAGGATATATTGCAACAAGAAAGCCTGTTTCAGATGAAGATAAGAAAAAATATGAAAAAATTTATGCTGAAATGAAACAAAAGGAAGAATTATGA
- the rplI gene encoding 50S ribosomal protein L9: MKVLLIKDVKGLGKAGEIKEAKDGYARNYLIPKGFAKLATTEVIKEWEKEEAEKRAKLEAELKELNELKEKIENTKLIIKHKLGANGQLLGAVTNKEIAENLKEKGIEVEKKQIEHISIKAPGEYKVAIKLGHGITAYLTIEVEGE, translated from the coding sequence ATGAAGGTTTTATTAATTAAAGATGTAAAAGGGCTTGGAAAAGCAGGAGAAATTAAAGAAGCAAAAGATGGTTATGCAAGAAACTATTTAATTCCAAAAGGATTTGCAAAACTTGCAACTACTGAGGTTATTAAAGAGTGGGAAAAAGAAGAAGCAGAAAAAAGAGCAAAACTTGAAGCAGAATTAAAAGAATTAAATGAGTTAAAAGAAAAAATAGAAAATACAAAATTGATTATTAAACATAAACTTGGTGCAAATGGTCAGTTACTTGGAGCAGTAACAAATAAAGAAATTGCGGAAAATTTAAAAGAAAAAGGTATAGAAGTCGAAAAAAAACAAATTGAACACATTTCTATAAAAGCACCAGGAGAATATAAAGTAGCAATTAAGTTAGGTCATGGTATTACAGCATATTTAACTATTGAAGTTGAAGGTGAATAA
- the hslV gene encoding ATP-dependent protease subunit HslV has product MGINLEATTILGYKKDGVAVIGGDGQVTFGNAVLKGNAKKVRTLYNGKILAGFAGSTADAFILFDMFENHLQNRKGDLLKAVIDFAKEWRKDKYLRRLEAMMIVLNTKHIFILSGSGDVVEPEDGKLAAIGSGGNFAISAARALDRHANLDPESLVKESLQIAGELCIYTNTNITLLKLEDK; this is encoded by the coding sequence ATGGGTATTAATTTAGAAGCTACTACAATTTTAGGATATAAAAAAGATGGTGTTGCTGTAATAGGAGGTGATGGTCAAGTTACCTTTGGAAATGCAGTTTTAAAGGGAAATGCTAAAAAAGTTAGGACATTATATAATGGAAAAATATTAGCTGGATTTGCAGGAAGTACTGCTGATGCTTTTATTTTATTTGATATGTTTGAAAACCATCTTCAAAATAGAAAAGGCGATTTATTAAAAGCAGTTATTGATTTTGCAAAAGAGTGGAGAAAAGATAAATATTTAAGAAGACTTGAAGCTATGATGATAGTACTTAATACAAAACATATTTTTATTTTAAGTGGTAGTGGAGATGTAGTTGAGCCAGAAGATGGAAAACTTGCAGCAATAGGAAGTGGAGGAAACTTTGCAATTTCAGCAGCAAGAGCTCTTGATAGACATGCTAATTTAGACCCTGAGAGTTTAGTAAAAGAGTCTTTACAAATTGCAGGGGAACTTTGTATTTATACAAATACAAATATTACTTTATTAAAATTGGAGGATAAGTAA
- the hslU gene encoding HslU--HslV peptidase ATPase subunit, with product MNMTPKEIVKYLDEYVVGQRDAKKTIAIALRNRYRRMQLPKEWQDDILPKNILMIGPTGVGKTEIARRMAKMMKVPFVKVEASKYTEVGFVGRDVESMIRDLVNNSYNLVRAEMEERSKSQIEEEIINEITRKLIPPLPKNAPEEKLKDYEKTFEKMKEKVKKGEVDHLKITIEVDETNQLDDNLPPEMIKAQESIVKIIGIFNKNKEKKEVTVKEAKELLRKQAAEKFINKDELKKEALKRAENGIIFIDEIDKIAATGNTRQDPSKEGVQRDLLPIVEGSTVNTKYGYVNTDHILFIAAGAFHVSKPSDLIPELQGRFPLRVELQSLDEEALYQILTRPKHSLIKQYQKLLEVEGVNLVFEESALKEIAKYAFLANEKTEDIGARRLHTVVEKVLEDINFNAEEYKDKDFIIDEEYVKSKLEDIVENEEISKYIL from the coding sequence ATGAATATGACACCAAAAGAGATTGTCAAATATCTTGATGAATATGTTGTGGGTCAAAGAGATGCAAAAAAAACTATTGCAATAGCTCTTAGAAATAGATATAGAAGAATGCAACTTCCAAAAGAGTGGCAAGATGATATTTTGCCAAAAAATATTTTGATGATAGGGCCAACAGGAGTAGGAAAAACAGAAATAGCAAGAAGAATGGCTAAAATGATGAAAGTTCCTTTTGTAAAGGTTGAAGCAAGTAAATATACAGAAGTTGGATTTGTAGGGCGTGATGTTGAGAGTATGATTAGAGATTTAGTAAATAACTCTTATAATTTAGTAAGAGCTGAGATGGAAGAGAGAAGTAAATCTCAAATTGAAGAAGAAATAATTAATGAAATAACAAGAAAATTGATTCCTCCACTTCCAAAAAATGCCCCGGAAGAAAAATTAAAAGATTATGAAAAAACTTTTGAAAAGATGAAAGAGAAAGTAAAAAAAGGTGAGGTTGATCATTTAAAGATAACTATTGAAGTAGATGAAACAAATCAATTAGATGATAATCTTCCACCTGAAATGATAAAAGCGCAAGAGAGTATTGTAAAAATAATAGGAATATTTAATAAAAATAAAGAAAAAAAAGAAGTTACAGTAAAGGAAGCAAAAGAACTTTTAAGAAAACAAGCAGCTGAGAAGTTTATTAATAAAGATGAATTAAAAAAAGAAGCTCTAAAAAGAGCTGAAAATGGAATTATTTTTATAGATGAAATTGATAAAATTGCAGCAACTGGAAATACAAGACAAGATCCAAGTAAAGAGGGAGTTCAAAGAGATTTATTACCAATTGTAGAGGGAAGTACTGTAAATACAAAATATGGGTATGTAAATACTGACCATATTTTATTTATTGCAGCAGGGGCATTTCATGTAAGCAAACCAAGTGATTTAATTCCAGAGCTTCAAGGAAGATTTCCATTAAGAGTAGAGCTTCAAAGTTTAGATGAAGAAGCACTATATCAAATATTAACAAGGCCTAAACATTCATTAATTAAACAATATCAAAAACTTCTTGAAGTTGAAGGTGTAAATTTAGTATTTGAAGAAAGTGCATTAAAAGAAATAGCAAAATATGCATTCTTGGCAAATGAAAAAACAGAAGATATTGGAGCAAGAAGACTTCATACGGTAGTTGAAAAAGTATTAGAAGATATTAATTTTAATGCTGAGGAGTATAAAGATAAAGATTTTATAATTGATGAAGAGTATGTAAAAAGTAAGTTAGAAGATATTGTTGAAAATGAAGAAATATCTAAATATATATTATAA
- the era gene encoding GTPase Era — translation MPKSGFVGIIGKPNAGKSTLLNWLLGEKIALVSPKANASRKRVNAIVMHNDDQIILLDTPGLHEKEKLLNKFMLKEALKALSDSDLVLFLADVRDDLEGYEWFLELNKKNIPHIVVLTKTDLVNEEEVKNKIEEYKKIGKALAIIPISAIEGKGKEELLDEIVKYLPEHPYYYDPEIISTENIRDIYKELIREALFEKLGDEIPYQTDILIEKIEEFENLDKIYATIIVERPSQKGMIIGKNGRKIKEIGTYARKLLENFSGKKIYLELYVKVVPNWTKNKKMLEELGYEVDG, via the coding sequence ATGCCAAAAAGTGGATTTGTAGGAATTATAGGAAAGCCTAATGCAGGTAAATCAACTCTTCTGAATTGGCTTCTTGGAGAAAAAATAGCTCTTGTTTCTCCAAAAGCTAATGCAAGTAGAAAAAGAGTTAATGCAATTGTTATGCATAATGATGACCAAATTATTTTACTTGATACCCCTGGACTTCATGAAAAAGAAAAACTTTTAAATAAATTTATGTTAAAAGAGGCGCTAAAAGCTCTTAGTGACAGTGATTTAGTGCTTTTTTTGGCAGATGTAAGAGATGATTTAGAAGGGTATGAGTGGTTTTTAGAATTAAATAAAAAAAATATACCTCATATTGTAGTATTAACTAAAACTGACTTAGTAAATGAAGAAGAAGTAAAAAATAAAATTGAAGAATATAAAAAAATAGGAAAAGCATTAGCAATAATTCCAATTAGTGCAATTGAAGGAAAAGGAAAAGAAGAATTATTAGATGAAATAGTAAAATATCTTCCTGAACATCCATATTATTATGACCCAGAAATAATATCCACAGAAAATATTAGAGATATTTATAAAGAGTTAATTAGAGAAGCTCTTTTTGAAAAATTAGGTGACGAAATTCCTTATCAAACTGATATTTTAATAGAAAAAATAGAAGAGTTTGAAAATTTAGATAAAATTTATGCTACAATTATTGTTGAGAGGCCGTCACAAAAAGGTATGATTATTGGAAAAAATGGAAGAAAGATTAAAGAAATTGGTACATATGCAAGGAAGTTATTAGAAAATTTTAGTGGCAAAAAAATTTATTTAGAATTATATGTAAAAGTAGTTCCAAATTGGACTAAAAATAAAAAAATGCTGGAAGAACTTGGATATGAGGTAGATGGATGA